In candidate division TA06 bacterium B3_TA06, the following are encoded in one genomic region:
- the rsgA gene encoding ribosome small subunit-dependent GTPase A has translation MDTEIKTQTGLKTGTVFKKTIGRYWVRTGDATVVCTISSKLRKVLIYPEADASSRRQSVDKVADIEMVDPVAVGDEVRFRDSGDESGMIIEVLPRRTKLSRRAVLHGADKPQEKNITREQLIVTNVDQMIAVVSARRPKPSWRLVDRYLADSELLEIPIVICLTKMDLIDDVEMFCEQLQVYADIGYKLLFTSAVTGLGMDELTEILSNRTSVLMGKSGVGKTTLLNTLEPGLGLRVQEVSTRVNKGRHTTTHLEMFPLRCGGFVVDTPGMREFAPWLDKTDVNPAWLFREMRPYIGQCKFGMGCTHSHEPGCTIKAAVDAGKITERRYDSYLRILRS, from the coding sequence TTGGATACAGAAATTAAGACCCAGACGGGTCTAAAAACCGGTACAGTCTTTAAGAAAACCATCGGCCGCTACTGGGTAAGAACAGGCGACGCTACCGTCGTGTGTACCATCTCCTCAAAGCTGCGCAAGGTTCTCATCTATCCTGAGGCTGACGCCTCGTCCCGCCGGCAATCGGTCGATAAAGTGGCAGATATCGAGATGGTCGACCCGGTAGCTGTGGGCGACGAGGTGCGGTTCAGGGACTCCGGGGATGAATCCGGCATGATCATCGAGGTTCTACCCCGCCGCACCAAATTGTCCCGCCGCGCGGTTCTTCACGGGGCGGACAAGCCTCAGGAGAAAAACATCACCCGCGAGCAGCTCATCGTGACCAACGTTGACCAGATGATTGCGGTGGTTTCGGCCAGGCGGCCCAAGCCTTCGTGGCGGTTGGTAGACCGCTACCTTGCCGATTCCGAACTCCTCGAGATTCCGATCGTTATCTGCCTAACCAAGATGGATTTGATAGATGACGTCGAGATGTTTTGCGAACAGCTCCAGGTCTATGCCGATATCGGCTACAAGCTGCTGTTTACCTCCGCCGTAACCGGCCTGGGCATGGACGAACTCACCGAAATCCTTTCAAACCGAACCTCGGTCCTTATGGGCAAATCAGGGGTGGGGAAGACCACCCTTCTCAATACCCTCGAACCAGGGCTGGGACTTCGAGTGCAGGAGGTTTCTACCCGTGTCAACAAGGGGCGGCATACCACCACTCATCTGGAGATGTTTCCCCTGCGGTGCGGCGGTTTCGTGGTCGACACACCCGGGATGCGGGAGTTCGCCCCGTGGCTCGACAAGACGGATGTAAATCCAGCCTGGCTCTTTCGCGAGATGCGTCCCTACATTGGGCAGTGCAAGTTCGGCATGGGCTGCACTCACTCTCACGAACCGGGCTGTACCATCAAGGCGGCGGTCGATGCCGGAAAAATCACCGAGCGAAGATACGACAGTTACCTGCGGATACTGAGGAGTTGA